One Bradyrhizobium manausense DNA segment encodes these proteins:
- a CDS encoding MAPEG family protein, with the protein MTRELFWLTCTVILTGILWIPYTINRCQIRGLGGAMANPSRGDKPQSEWANRLMFAHDNAVENLVLFAPLVLILNAIDYSSKWTVLACVVYFWSRVAHLIVYALGVPVFRTLAFSVGFLAQAVLVLAIFKVF; encoded by the coding sequence ATGACGCGTGAATTGTTCTGGCTGACGTGCACGGTGATCCTGACGGGAATTCTCTGGATTCCTTACACCATCAACCGCTGTCAGATTCGCGGCCTCGGCGGCGCGATGGCCAACCCCTCGCGTGGTGACAAGCCACAGTCGGAGTGGGCAAACCGTCTGATGTTCGCGCACGACAATGCGGTCGAGAACCTCGTGCTGTTCGCACCGCTGGTGCTGATCCTGAACGCGATCGACTATTCCTCGAAATGGACCGTGCTCGCCTGCGTCGTCTATTTCTGGTCGCGCGTCGCGCATTTGATCGTCTATGCGCTCGGAGTCCCGGTGTTCCGCACGCTGGCCTTCAGCGTCGGCTTCCTGGCACAGGCCGTGCTGGTACTGGCGATCTTCAAGGTATTCTGA